A region of Salvia splendens isolate huo1 chromosome 17, SspV2, whole genome shotgun sequence DNA encodes the following proteins:
- the LOC121773325 gene encoding putative glucose-6-phosphate 1-epimerase produces MAALPMTCSFSAVTPRRVSRFSGVAMASAGAKVENVKVGQGLGDLPKVVLTSVHGSEAELYLYGGCVTSWKVANKDLLFVRPDAVFTGQKPISGGIPHCFPQFGPGAIQQHGFARNMSWSIVNSETVDGNPSITLELKDGPYSRAMWDYSFQALYKVTLDRNALSTELKVTNTDAKPFSFTTALHTYFRALVTRASVKGLKGCKTLNKDPDPKNPVEGKEERALVTFPGFVDCVYLEAPTELQLDNGLGGVITIKNTNWSDAVLWNPHLTMESCYKDFVCVENAKIGEVKLEPNESWTASQHLSIV; encoded by the exons ATGGCGGCGTTGCCGATGACATGCTCTTTCTCCGCCGTTACACCTCGCCGAGTCAGCCG ATTTTCTGGTGTAGCAATGGCTTCCGCGGGCGCCAAGGTTGAAAATGTGAAAGTTGGCCAGGGTTTGGGCGATTTGCCCAAGGTTGTTTTGACTTCTGTTCATGGAAG TGAGGCGGAGCTGTATCTCTATGGGGGTTGTGTGACATCATGGAAAGTAGCAAATAAGGACCTCCTCTTTGTTCGGCCAGATGCTGTGTTTACTGGGCAGAAGCCCATCAG TGGAGGAATACCACACTGTTTTCCACAGTTTGGACCTGGAGCAATTCAGCAG CATGGGTTTGCGAGAAATATGAGTTGGTCCATTGTTAATTCTGAAACTGTGGATGGAAATCCTTCTATTACTCTGGAGCTGAAAGATGGTCCATATAGCCGTGCTATGTGGGATTACAGTTTCCAGGCTCTATATAAG GTTACTCTCGATAGAAATGCTCTCTCAACCGAGTTAAAAGTAACAAATACTGATGCAAAGCCTTTTTCATTTACTACTGCCCTGCATACATACTTCCGG GCTTTGGTAACTAGGGCATCTGTAAAAGGTTTAAAGGGCTGCAAAACATTGAACAAAGATCCCGATCCAAAAAACCCAGTGGAGGGCAAGGAGGAAAG GGCTTTAGTCACATTTCCCGGATTTGTAGATTGCGTTTATCTCGAAGCACCTACGGAGCTGCAGCTTGACAATGGTTTGGGGGGTGTCATCACCATAAAGAATACAAA TTGGTCGGATGCTGTTTTGTGGAACCCGCACCTAACAATGGAATCGTGCTATAAAGATTTTGTATGTGTTGAAAATGCCAAG ATTGGAGAGGTTAAGCTAGAGCCAAATGAGTCTTGGACTGCGTCGCAGCATTTAAGCATCGTTTGA
- the LOC121773944 gene encoding transmembrane protein 53-like has protein sequence MAASAYILHSSYRRSTTSLPLYHLPRLSRQSVSSPHRFPSLSLLSLNHHSSKFPSFNPFPFSAPPNFSISATRLLLGHQNSSFRWNFAHGAIPTDHRNSIGASHTDSEVAVVILGWLGAKPKHLRRYVEMYNARGIHAVTFVASVMDVLSFDLGRKLEERVRSLADELAAWLSDHGGRDRILIFHTFSNTGWLAYGAILDNLKDRQDLLEKIKGCVVDSGGDPDIDPKVWAAGFTTALLKKSSSATYSSTETAQSNESHPFCVETLMLGAFEKLFSFLLNLPDVNRRLRKIISILSRSQPPCPQLYLYSTGDKVIPFQRVETFMDEQRQNGKLHVFSFDFGSSPHVDHYRTFPDVYASQLDNFLKECLSFVGKL, from the exons ATGGCGGCTTCCGCCTACATTCTCCACTCCTCCTACCGCCGTTCTACCACTTCACTCCCCCTTTACCACCTCCCTCGTCTTTCACGTCAATCCGTCTCATCCCCACACCGAttcccctctctctccctcctctCCCTCAATCACCACTCCTCCAAATTCCCCTCTTTCAATCCATTTCCCTTTTCCGCGCCGCCCAATTTCTCCATCTCCGCTACTCGCCTCCTACTCGGCCACCAAAACTCCTCATTCCGCTGGAATTTCGCCCATGGGGCAATACCTACCGATCACAGAAACAGTATCGGCGCTAGCCATACCGATTCCGAGGTTGCGGTGGTGATACTTGGGTGGCTGGGGGCAAAGCCGAAGCACCTTAGACGGTACGTTGAGATGTACAACGCAAGGGGCATTCATGCCGTTACATTTGTTGCTTCCGTAATGGATGTGCTTTCCTTCGATTTGGGGAGGAAGTTGGAGGAGAGGGTGCGGAGCCTTGCCGATGAGCTTGCGGCGTGGCTGTCCGATCACGGTGGCCGCGATCGCATCTTGATCTTCCATACCTTCAGCAACACTGGCTGGCTAGC GTATGGTGCCATTCTTGATAATTTGAAGGATAGGCAggatttgttggagaagattaAAGGATGTGTAGTGGATTCAGGAGGAGACCCTGATATCGATCCCAAG GTTTGGGCTGCTGGATTTACCACTGCTTTGCTAAAGAAAAGCAGCTCAGCTACTTATTCATCCACAGAAACAGCTCAATCGAACGAATCACATCCCTTTTGTGTTGAAACCTTGATGTTGGGTGCATTTGAGAAGCTGTTCTCCTTTCTTCTTAACTTGCCTGATGTAAACAG GAGACTGCGAAAGATCATATCCATCCTCTCGAGGAGTCAGCCACCTTGTCCGCAACTGTATCTGTATAGTACTGGAGATAAGGTTATCCCATTTCAAAGAGTCGAGACATTCATGGATGAGCAGAGGCAAAATGGGAAACTACACGTCTTCTCTTTTGATTTTGGCTCATCTCCTCACGTGGATCATTATCGCACATTTCCTGATGTGTATGCTTCTCAACTCGACAATTTTTTGAAAGAATGTTTGAGCTTTGTAGGGAAGTTGTAG
- the LOC121774343 gene encoding probable carboxylesterase 2, producing MADEVLHSLPQFFPSISVGKDGQIQRLYSQDVVPPSLDPATSVQSKDVEIAPGINLSAWIYLPPNVVPTIKLPLLFYYHSGCFIIGSAFSPRYQNHLNHLVAQANVVAVSLNYRIAPEFPIPTVFEDSWRAIKWSTEGKEEWINEFVDLKRVYLGEGGPNALRTTSSRDFNFV from the coding sequence ATGGCTGACGAAGTACTCCACAGCCTCCCTCAATTCTTCCCTTCCATCTCAGTCGGCAAAGATGGCCAAATCCAGAGGCTATATTCCCAAGATGTCGTTCCCCCATCTCTAGATCCAGCCACGAGCGTCCAATCCAAAGACGTCGAAATCGCGCCGGGAATCAACCTTTCCGCCTGGATTTACCTCCCGCCCAACGTCGTGCCTACCATAAAACTCCCGCTTCTCTTCTACTACCACAGCGGCTGCTTCATCATTGGCTCCGCCTTCTCCCCACGCTATCAAAACCACCTCAATCACTTAGTCGCACAAGCCAACGTCGTCGCCGTCTCGTTGAATTACCGAATAGCCCCCGAATTCCCGATCCCGACTGTGTTCGAGGATTCATGGCGGGCCATCAAATGGAGCACCGAGGGAAAGGAGGAGTGGATCAATGAATTCGTCGATCTGAAGCGTGTGTATTTAGGCGAAGGAGGGCCAAATGCGTTGAGGACGACGAGTTCTAgggatttcaattttgtttag